The region AGATGGAGTCCGAGAACTCTCGGTTCGCCTCATCCTGCTGCTCGGCGTGGCAAGCCTCTGCGGGAGCCTCGTCTCGAACGGTGCTCGGAGCGTCACCGGTCCCTATCTCCTCCTCCTCGGAGGGAGCGCGGCCCTCGTCGGATTGATCGTCGGGTTCGGCGAATTCGTAGGGTATGCGCTGCGGTTCGTCACCGGCGCCTACGTCGACCAGAGCCGCCACTACTGGACGGTGACGATGGCCGGCTACGGCCTGCTCCTCGCCATCCCGTTCCTCGCCTTTGCCGGACGCTGGGAGGTTGCGGCCGTCCTCATCATCTTTGAGCGGGTAGGTAAAGCCATCAGGACGCCGGCGCGGGACACGATCCTCTCCCATGCGACGACGACCGTCGGGAGAGGGTGGGGGTTCGGGGTCCACAAGGCGCTCGACCAGGTCGGCGCGGTCATCGGTCCGCTGGTCATGGCTGCTGCTCTGGCCTTCACCGGCGGATACAGCACAGGGTTTCTCCTGCTCGGGATCCCGCTCGCGGGTGTTGCGATCATCCTCCTCTTCGCCCGATCGGCGGTGCCGAAGCCGAGCCGCTTGGAGATACAGATGAACGGGAACGGGGAGGAAGCCGCGGGTGTCCCCGGGATCATGCCCTACGCCACGTTCATCTTCCTCGGCATGGCCGGGTTCGCAAGTTTTCCGCTCATCTCCTTCCACCTGAAGGCCCAATCGATCATCCCGGACGCCGCCATCCCCATCTTCTATGCATCCGCGATGGTCGTCTCAGTCGTCGTGGCGCTGCTCATCGGCAGGGCATTCGACCGCATCGGCACCCATGCCCTCCTCGCCATCCCGGTCCTCAGCACCGCTACGGCCCTGCTCGCCTTCTCACTCACCCCAAGCGTTGCAATCGCAGGATCGCTCGCTTGGGGGGCCGGAATCGGGATCTTCGAGACCGTGCTCCGGGCGTCGATCGCGGAGTCCACGGCGCTTGAGCGGAGAGGCCAGGTCTACGGCATCTTAAACGCGGTCTTCGGGACGGCATGGTTTGTGGGGAGCGCCGTGATGGGCGCCCTTTACGACGTCTCGTTCGGGCATGTCGTCGCGTACGTCGTCATCGTCGAGGCTGCGGCGGTGGCCGCCTACCTCTGGATGTACCGCTCCCGCATCGTGGTGCGGATCCAGGAAGGGATCGGAAACCTCATCCCGTAGCCTGCCGGCGCGCCGTGACCCATGCCTTCAGCGCCCCGCCGATTGCGCCGCCTACGGCGCCGAGGAGGCCGAAGTAGAGGGCCAGGGCGAAGAGGACGACGGCGATCCCGAGGCCGATGAGGGTGCCCGCCGGACCGAGAAACGCCGTCCCGCCGACGACGGCGATGACCGAGAAGACTGCGGCGACGATAAGCCCGCCGAGAGCGCCCCTGACTGCTCCCGGAGGCCCGAGGTAGCCGCCGACGATCCCCCCGGCGATCGGGCCGGCTACCGGAAAGAACGGGCTGATGAAGAGCATGAAGATGAGCCCCACAAGCACGGAGACCCAATACGAACCGCCGTCCTCCGTCAATCCCGCCTCCGGTTGAGAAGAACGGGGGGATGCCCCCCGGGTTTGCTCAAGCGTTACCGCCGGATCGCTCCGGCGATGACGCCGCCGAGCAGGGAGAGCAGCCCCTGGTAGACGAACGCCGTCACGATGATGACAAGCGACGTCCCGAGGCCCGCGATGAACCCGAACGCCCCAAGCAGAACCGTGCCGCCGATGAGGAGCAGCACCGCGATGACGATGGCACCGAGGATGCCGGCAAGCAGCCCGGCCTTTGCGCCGTTCCCGACACCGCCTCCGGCCATCCAGCCGGCGACGAACCCGCCGACCAGCGGCCCGATGACCGGCAGCAAGAAGCCTAAGACGAGCCCTACAAGCCACCCGACGATGACACCCGTCCAGAAGTTATCAGCCATATCCTTCCTTCACCGCCGGTTGTTCGGAAATTTACTATATAAGTGTTGGGGTCGGGCCCGGTTACGGGCGGATCTCCGTCCCCGTCCGCCCGGCGAGGGCCTCGCGCGCAGAATCAAGCGATGTGACGACCGCACGGCGGCCGCCGGACTCGATGAACTCGATAGCCGCCTCGATCTTCGGCCTCATGGTCCCGGGGGGGAAGTGGCCCTCCGCAAGGCGCTCTTTCGCCTCACGGACCCTCATCTCCCGGACAGCCTCTTGGCCCGGCCGCCCGTAATTCAGGAAGACGTGCTCGACGTCGGTCAGGATCAGCAGGTCGTCGGCGCCGACGAGCCGGGCGAGGAGCGCTGCGGTATAGTCCTTGTCCACCACCGCCTCGACGCCCCGGAGCGTGCCGTGCGGACCCGCGACAACCGGGATACCCCCGCCGCCGGCGGCGATCACGATCACCCCGGCTCGGAAGAGCCGGGCGATCGCCGGCCTCTCCAGGAGGGCAACCGGGCGCGGCGAGGGGACCACCCGCCGATAGCCCTGCCCGGGCAGCTGCACCATCCTCCAGCCCTTCTCCTCGACGAGCCTCCGCGCCTGCATCGCCGTGTAGAACGGGCCGACGGGTTTTTCCGGGTTCTCGAACGCCGGATCGTCGGCATCCACCAGGGTCTGTGTCAGCACCGTCGCGACCGGAAAGTCGAGCCCGGCCTCCCCGAGGGCCCCCTCGATCGACTGCTGGAGCATGTACCCGATCATCCCCTGGCTCTCGGCACCGCAGACGTCGAGCGGCATCGGCGGGAGGATATCTTTCGCGAGTTCGTTCCGGAGGAGGATATCCCCGACTTGGGGGCCGTTCCCGTGGGTGACGGCAAGGGCGTAGCCGCCCCGTGCCATCTCCGCGATCTGCCGCGAGGTCCGGCGGACGTTTTCGAACTGTTCTTCGGCCGTTCCCGTCTCTCGGTGCCGCAGGATGGCGTTGCCGCCGAGCGCGACCACCACGGCCTTCCTCGGCATCCCGCTACCCCCGCTCCAGCGTGCATGTCATGCAGTGGGGGCCGCCGTATCCCCCGGTCAGGTTCTCGAGGTGGAGCGGGTAGACCTCGATGTCGTGCCGGTAGAACTCAGCCTTGTGCGGGAAGAACTGCCCCTCGCTCCTGATCCGGCGGTAGTCCTGCTGTGCGCTCCGGAGAAGCCGGCCGTAGCGCGCCATATCGCGTGCGGCCTTCCGCTCCAGGTTCAGAAGCACCGTCTTCATCACCCGCTCCCCTTCCACCGTGAGGATGCTGCCGTCCCGTACGCAGAGGACGTTTGCGGCGTAGGAGAGCTGTTCGAGGATCGAGAGGTCGATCACCGCGAACCCTTTCGACCTGATATAGTCGTAGAGGCTCGCGGCCTCTCCCGAAGGCTCGTAGCCCTCGTTCGTCCGGTGGTAGACGTCGACTTGCGCCCTCCGGAGGAGGACCTCTGAGCCGATCACCACGCCGCTTCCGGCGACGTTGAAGTAGGTATCGAGGTGCATGTCGATCATCGGGTCAGGCCTGCTGCTCGGGATGAGCGGATGGCCCGGCTGGTGGACCACCCCGATCTCATCAAAGCCGGGGGAACTGGCAAAAAACTGGCGGATCCCGGCAGGATTCGTCCGGTCCCCGGTCCCGACGAGGGCGAAATCCCCCATCGGCATGAAGTCGCCGCCTTCGAAGGTCCCCGGCTCCTCCACCCTCCCGGCGACGGGAATGCCGAGGATATCCCAGAGGAACCCGGTGATCTCGGTCTCCCGGACCCGTTGCGGCTTGGCGAGCCGTGCGGCGACCATGCCGCAGCCGGCCACCGCCTGCTGGTCGCGCATGAAGTAGAGGTTTGCGAGCGGCTCCTGCCCCATGATCCGGACATCCACCCCGGCACGGGGGTGCCCTCGGCCCACCTCGATGACCGGGTTTAAGAGGAGAAGGGTGAAGAAGTGCTGCGAATCCAAGGCATCGGCGTTCTGCTCCATGCTCCGGCGGGCCTCCGCCACCTCATTCCTCCCGCCCCGGAGTGTGACGGTCTCGTGAGCCCAATCGACGAGCCGCCGGCGCACCGCCGGGTCGCGGTCGGCGGCATCGAGGATGGTCTCCTTGAGCCGCAGCACCCGGACCCCGAACTCCTCGCGGAGGGTATGCCCAAGGCGGTCGTGCTCCCGGCGCGCCTCATAGCGGCTGAACGCCCGCTCGTAGAGCGCCGCATACGGCTCAAGCAGCCCGAAGAACATCTCGATCCCAGGACGGTGGACGGCGACAGTCCGGAGCCGCTCCCACTCGGCCCGCACCCTCACCGCCATGCATCTCACCGTCCTCGCCGGGGGATTGCAAAGAAGTACGCGATCATCACCCCGGCGGCCGTCGCTACTGCCAGAACCCAGTTCACCCGCCCCCCGACGGCGAAACTGATCCCGGAGAATACGGCAAACGCCAACAGGCCATAGAGAAGGAGTTTCACGTATCGATGCATCCGCAGGCCCTCTCGTCGGGGTTTTTTCTCCCGAGGAACGGATAAATCTGTCGCCGGCCGCAGTCACCCATTCACGATTCAGAGGGGGTCCTACGGCGACGGGATCGGAAAACCAAGGGCTCAAGACCTCCAGTTCGTCCCCGGGAGTGCCGGAGCCCGCCGACCGGAGGACGAAACCACAATAATTATTATTCGAGGAAACAACCGACGTTCAAGAAATATCCTCCACCCGGCACGAGGTGTTCATATGAAGATCAGGCGCTATAAACCCCCAATCTCGGCGACCGCAAAACCGTTCCGGACGGTGCGGCGGCTGCACCGCAACCCGACCTACACCCCGCTCCGGATCGGCCCCGTGGCGAACGCCGCCGTACTCGCGGCCCTCTCGGCGACATCGGCCATGTCCGGGCTGATCCTCGGGTTCTGCATGCGCGTCGTGGGGCTGTGAGGCTCTGCCCGTGCACCAACGATAACTCCGTTTAGAGCCCGATAACATCCATCATCATGAGCCCGAACCCGACCATACCCGACCGCAGCGTCCCGAGCAGGGTGTTCCCCTCGAGTTTGACCGTGCCGTTCCGCATCGCCGCCCTGAAGGTGTCGAACGGCCGGTCGGACGCCATGACCTCTTCCACCGTCGCCTTGTCGGTCGTCACCGTGGCGATCGGGTCCGGACAGCCCTTTGCGTCGAACTGAACGATCTTTCGGTCATGAAAGGTGATCCCGATGACCAGCACGCCGTCGGGGGACTCGATGTAGAGGTTGACCTTCTCATTCTCGAAGGGGCCGGTCACCCACCCGGGCAGCCGACTGGCATACTCGTTGTAGGTCAGGGTATACTCCCGCATCGCAAAGAGGAGGTTCACCTCCGCCGGGGTCAGGTCGGCGTTGGCGACCACGAGCCCGCCCGCCGACGCGGCAAGCACCAGCGCGGCGAGGAAGAGGGAGAGCGCGACCCGCAAAGACCGGCCCGTCACCATCCGCCCCTCCCGCCCGCAGGGAGCCTCCGCTCCCCACCCTCCGGCACGCCCCTGCCGGGAGCGATGCTGTCCCGGGGCCGGGCCCCGAAACAACCGGCAGCGACAAGCAAACAGCAGCCGCACATGCCAATCACTGAAGATGGAATGGGATGGTTCCGATATTTGAGAATATCTATCCGGAGCGACCCTCGGAGAGATGCCGGTGCGTATTTGTCGTCCGGGCCCGTATCGTCGGACACGTCGGAGCGAGGAGAACCGGGATCGCGCGGTCCTCCCGGGATCCCGTCAGGGAAAGGGAGATATGACAGCACCGTGCATGAGGAGGTGCAAGACCGATGGGAGAGGACAACGTCATCGAGGTGAGAGACCTCGAACACTCGTTCGACGGCTTTACGGCTGTGCGCGGCATCAGTTTCAGCGTCCGGGAAGGCGAGATATTCTCCTTCCTCGGCCCCAACGGCGCAGGGAAGAGCACCACCATCAACATCTTAACGACGCTCCTCCCCCTCCAGAAGGGCACGGTCCGGATCGCCGGCTACGACGTCGCACGAGAGCCCGAGAGGGTCAGGGAGTCCATCGGCATCGTCTTTCAGGACGAGGTGCTCGACCGCGACCTCACCGTCTGGGAGACGATGGAGTTCCACGGGCGGCTCTACTCGATCCCCCGCGACGAGCGGCGGCGGCGGATCGACGAGATGCTCAAGGTCGTGGAGCTCGAGGCCAAGCGGAACGAGCGGACGAAGAACCTCTCCGGCGGGATGAAGCGGCGGCTCGAGATCGCACGGGGGCTGATGACCAGGCCGAAGGTCCTCTTTCTCGACGAACCGACGCAGGGGCTCGACCCTCAGACACGGATGCGGATGTGGGACTACATACGGGAGGTGAATGACGCCGGGACGACGGTTTTTTTGACGACGCACTACATGGAGGAGGCCGATATGCTCTCAGACCGGATCAGCATCATCGATCACGGCAGGATCATCGTCTCAGGCACCCCGGAGGAACTGAAGAACACCCTCGGCGAGGACGTCGTCTACCTGGAGACCGTGGACGACCCGAAGGCGCGGGAGACCCTCAAGGGGGTCGAGGAGATCCGGTCGATCACCGAGTCGCCCCGCGGCCTCTCGATCACAATCTCGACCGACGGGAGCCACTGTCTCCCCCGGATCGTCGAGCGGGTGCGCGGCGCCGGCATCGATATCGCGAGCGTGAACCTCAAGAAACCGACGATGGACGACGTTTTCGTTCACTACACCGGCAGGGAACTGCGCGATACGGGAGCGTGAGCAGAAGATGGCATGGGAGTTCCTCACCGTCTACTGGCGGGAGATGATCCGGTTCGTCAGGTTCAGGACGCAACTCTTCTCGTCGCTCCTGCAGCCGGCGCTCTGGATGGCGTTCTTCGGCGTCGCGATGTCCTCGAACTTCGACCGGTTCACCTCCGCCATCCCGGTCCCGGCGGGCGTCGTCCCGGTCGACTACCTCACCTTCATGGCCGCCGGTGTGATCGCGATGACGACCCTCTTTACGAGCCTCTTTGGGGGCATCAGCCTCCTCTTCGATAAGAACTGGGGGCTGATGCGGGAGATGCTCGCAAGCCCCATGCCCCGGACCCATATCATGATGGGGGTCAGCCTCTCGGGGATGACGAAGTCGTTCATCCAGGTGGCGATCATCATGGCGTTCGGGCTCCTCATCGGGGTGCGGTTCTTCCCGGGGTTCTCGCCCGCCCGGATCGCCGTCTCGATCCTCGGGATATTCGCGTTCGTCGGAGCCTTCTCGCTCGGGTTCCTCCTCTTCTCCTCGAACATCTCGATGCGCCTCGAGAGCCCCGAAGGACTCCAGGGGATCATCACGCTCCTCACCCTGCCGCTCTTCTTCGTCTCGAACGCCCTCTACCCGATCCAAGCGTTTCCGCCGCTCTTGCAGGCCCTCTCGGCCTTCAATCCGCTCACCCACCTGGTCAACGGGGTCCGCTACTTCGCCCTCGGAAGCGAGTTCTTCGCCGTCGGAGCCCCCTACTCCTACACCACGGCAGATATCCTCCTCTCGTTCGCGTACCTTGCGGTCTTCGCGACGGCGATGTACGTCCTCGCCCGCCGGACGTTTCAGAGGGCGGTAGTAACATGAGGGAGGACGCGAGAGAAGTGAATATGCAGGGAGCCATCCATACGGCGCTGGCGCTCGCCGTCCTCATCGCCGCCGCCGTTCTGCCCGGGTGCACCGAGGTGCCGGGCCCCGAAGAGACGGAGGAGTTCAACCGGACGGTCTCCGTGGAGCCGGGGAGCGGCCTTGCCGTGGTCAACCGGAACGGGGGCGTGAACGTGAGCGCTTGGGAGGAGGATTACGTCGCCGTTACGGCGGTCAAACGAACCGTCTACGGCCGGACCGAACTCGCGAAGGTCGGGATCGAGGTTACGGAGGGTGACCCCCTCCGGATCGAGACCGTGCACACCGGCATGAACGTCCGGGCGAGCGTGGACTACACGATATTACTGCCGTCGGGCGTCGTCCTGCAACGGGTCGAGAGTTCGAACGGCCCGATCGAACTCTCGGGGGTGCGGACGGCCGGAACGGAACTCCGGACATCGAACGGCCCCGTGGTCGTGAATGGTGCTCCCAGCGGCGATATCGCGGCGGTCTCCTCGAACGGCGGGATTGCTCTCCGGGGCGTCGAGGGCTACGTCACCGCAAAGACCAGTAACGGCGGGATCACGGTGGAGGACTGCGGAGGGGTAGCGGGCCTGCAGACATCGAACGGCCCGATCTCCGCCGAGATCTCCGCCGTCCGGGGAGACGTGACGGTATCGTCAAGCAACGGCGGGATAGCGCTCCGCTTTGCGGAAGGCCTGAATGCCCGGGTGGTCGCCACCACCTCAAACGGCAGGGTGGCGGTTCACGACCTCCCGCTCCGCGTCGGCGAGTCGACGGGGACCTCGGTCACGGGGTCGCTCGGCGACGGGGGGCCGACGATCACCGTCACCACCTCAAACGGGGGCATCGACCTCTCGGGGCTCTGACCGGCACGGCCCGCCCCAGTTTTCCCGGGATCGGCGGGCGCAACCCTTATCACTTGCTGATCCGAGAGTACGAAGGGAGCAGACGACGATGGCAGACGTCTTTTTCGCGAATCTCAGGGCAAGAAGCCACCACGAGAGCAAAGTCCAGAAGATCCGCCGTCTCTTCGATGCGGCCGGATTCGAGAACGTCGTCCGGAAGGGCGACCGTGCGGCCGTCAAACTGCATGTCGGGGAGCGGGGGTGCGACACCTACATAAACCCGGTCTTTGCCAGGCAGGTGGTCGATAAGGTAAAAGAGCGCGGAGCGCACCCCTTCATCACCGATACCGGCACCCTCTACGCAGGGAGCAGGGCAGACGCGGTCAGGCATACCGTCACCGCCATCGAGCACGGGTTCGATTACGCGGTGGTCGGCGCCCCGATGATCGTCGCCGACGGCCTCTTGGGCGGCTACTGGAGAGAGGTCGCGGTCGAGGGGAAGCATTTCGAACGTGTCAGGATCGCGGGGGCCATCCTCGACGCCGAGAGCATGATCGTCCTCTCGCACGTCAAAGGCCACGACCTTGCCGGGTTCGGGGGCGCGATCAAGAACCTCGCGATGGGCTGCGCTCCGCCCTCGGGGAAGGCGGAGCAACACGTTGGCCGGCCGTACGTGGAGATCGAGCGGTGCGGCGGGTGCGGGAGGTGCACCGAGGTCTGCCCCCAGGCGGCGATGACCGTCGTCGAAGGAAGAGCGCAGTTCAACCCGGAGCACTGCGTCGGGTGCGGCGACTGTATGCGCTCCTGCCTCGCGGGCGCGATCGAGTTCGACTGGACCACGGAGATCCGGCCGTTCCTAGAGCGGCTCTGCGAGTACGCCCTCGGGGCGGTCCGCGATAAGCCGGGAAGGGTGGGCTACATCAACTTCCTCCTCAACATCACCCCAGACTGCGACTGCGTCCCTTGGAGCGATGCCGCGATCGTCCCCGACATCGGGATCCTCGCCTCCGTCGATCCGGTCGCCATCGACCGTGCGAGCCTCGATCTCATCAACAGCCAGCGGGGATTTCCCAGGACAGCGCTCAAGGGGAACCTCGCTCCCGGAGAAGACAAATTTATGGGGGTCTGGGACTACACGGATGCCGGCTACCAGATCGCCTACGCCGCCGAGATCGGCCTCGGCGATGCGTCTTACCGGCTGATCGAGGTGTAAAGATGACCGGAAGAGTTGTGCTGCTCTGCGGGAGCCCTCGGCTCGAGGGGAACACCGCACAGGTGCTCGGGGAGTGCGCAAAGGTCCTCGAGCGCGAAGGTATCGAGACCGAGACCATACTGCTTGCAGAGAACCGTATCCTCTCCTGCACCGCCTGCGGGCTCTGCACCGGCGGGGAGTGCGCACTCGACGACGGTCTGAACGATATCATCAGGAGGATCCGGGAAGCGGACGGGTTCATCGTCGGCACCCCGGTCTACTTCGGGACCGCACGGGGCGACGTCATGTCGGCGCTGCAGCGGATCGGCATGGTCTCGACGGCGTCGGACTCGTTCCTCTCGCGGAAGGTAGGCGGGCCGATCGCCGTGGCCCGGCGGGGCGGGCATACCGCCACGCTCCAGGAGATGCTGATGTTCTATCTGATCAACGACATGATCGTGCCGGGCTCGACCTACTGGAACATGGTCTTTGGGAGAACGCCGGGTGAGGCCTTAAACGACGAGGAGGGGATGAAGACGATCCGGCGGTTCGCCGAGAACGTGGCGTTCCTGATCAAGAGACTCCGGTGAGGTCCGGACTGCACCGATGCCCCGCTCCTGCCGTGCGGCATTCGCGAAAGAAGGCCCGGAAGACCGTTAACTTTGCGCGCATGCCGATACGGCGCCGCTGGAGAAAACGATTGCTTTTTGAGGCGCAAACCGGCGTCTTTATAGCACCGCAATGCCGACACGAGATATGATCGCATGCCGCACGATGGCAGCCCGGTGCCGGGCCGGAGACCAGACATCTGGCTTCCCGTACTGCTGGGCACATCAGTCCTCACGCTGA is a window of Methanoculleus sp. 7T DNA encoding:
- a CDS encoding arginine deiminase family protein; translated protein: MAVRVRAEWERLRTVAVHRPGIEMFFGLLEPYAALYERAFSRYEARREHDRLGHTLREEFGVRVLRLKETILDAADRDPAVRRRLVDWAHETVTLRGGRNEVAEARRSMEQNADALDSQHFFTLLLLNPVIEVGRGHPRAGVDVRIMGQEPLANLYFMRDQQAVAGCGMVAARLAKPQRVRETEITGFLWDILGIPVAGRVEEPGTFEGGDFMPMGDFALVGTGDRTNPAGIRQFFASSPGFDEIGVVHQPGHPLIPSSRPDPMIDMHLDTYFNVAGSGVVIGSEVLLRRAQVDVYHRTNEGYEPSGEAASLYDYIRSKGFAVIDLSILEQLSYAANVLCVRDGSILTVEGERVMKTVLLNLERKAARDMARYGRLLRSAQQDYRRIRSEGQFFPHKAEFYRHDIEVYPLHLENLTGGYGGPHCMTCTLERG
- a CDS encoding ATP-binding cassette domain-containing protein; amino-acid sequence: MGEDNVIEVRDLEHSFDGFTAVRGISFSVREGEIFSFLGPNGAGKSTTINILTTLLPLQKGTVRIAGYDVAREPERVRESIGIVFQDEVLDRDLTVWETMEFHGRLYSIPRDERRRRIDEMLKVVELEAKRNERTKNLSGGMKRRLEIARGLMTRPKVLFLDEPTQGLDPQTRMRMWDYIREVNDAGTTVFLTTHYMEEADMLSDRISIIDHGRIIVSGTPEELKNTLGEDVVYLETVDDPKARETLKGVEEIRSITESPRGLSITISTDGSHCLPRIVERVRGAGIDIASVNLKKPTMDDVFVHYTGRELRDTGA
- a CDS encoding DUF362 domain-containing protein — translated: MADVFFANLRARSHHESKVQKIRRLFDAAGFENVVRKGDRAAVKLHVGERGCDTYINPVFARQVVDKVKERGAHPFITDTGTLYAGSRADAVRHTVTAIEHGFDYAVVGAPMIVADGLLGGYWREVAVEGKHFERVRIAGAILDAESMIVLSHVKGHDLAGFGGAIKNLAMGCAPPSGKAEQHVGRPYVEIERCGGCGRCTEVCPQAAMTVVEGRAQFNPEHCVGCGDCMRSCLAGAIEFDWTTEIRPFLERLCEYALGAVRDKPGRVGYINFLLNITPDCDCVPWSDAAIVPDIGILASVDPVAIDRASLDLINSQRGFPRTALKGNLAPGEDKFMGVWDYTDAGYQIAYAAEIGLGDASYRLIEV
- the arcC gene encoding carbamate kinase, with the translated sequence MPRKAVVVALGGNAILRHRETGTAEEQFENVRRTSRQIAEMARGGYALAVTHGNGPQVGDILLRNELAKDILPPMPLDVCGAESQGMIGYMLQQSIEGALGEAGLDFPVATVLTQTLVDADDPAFENPEKPVGPFYTAMQARRLVEEKGWRMVQLPGQGYRRVVPSPRPVALLERPAIARLFRAGVIVIAAGGGGIPVVAGPHGTLRGVEAVVDKDYTAALLARLVGADDLLILTDVEHVFLNYGRPGQEAVREMRVREAKERLAEGHFPPGTMRPKIEAAIEFIESGGRRAVVTSLDSAREALAGRTGTEIRP
- a CDS encoding MFS transporter, whose amino-acid sequence is MPDSSPNGRDGVRELSVRLILLLGVASLCGSLVSNGARSVTGPYLLLLGGSAALVGLIVGFGEFVGYALRFVTGAYVDQSRHYWTVTMAGYGLLLAIPFLAFAGRWEVAAVLIIFERVGKAIRTPARDTILSHATTTVGRGWGFGVHKALDQVGAVIGPLVMAAALAFTGGYSTGFLLLGIPLAGVAIILLFARSAVPKPSRLEIQMNGNGEEAAGVPGIMPYATFIFLGMAGFASFPLISFHLKAQSIIPDAAIPIFYASAMVVSVVVALLIGRAFDRIGTHALLAIPVLSTATALLAFSLTPSVAIAGSLAWGAGIGIFETVLRASIAESTALERRGQVYGILNAVFGTAWFVGSAVMGALYDVSFGHVVAYVVIVEAAAVAAYLWMYRSRIVVRIQEGIGNLIP
- a CDS encoding DUF4097 family beta strand repeat-containing protein, giving the protein MQGAIHTALALAVLIAAAVLPGCTEVPGPEETEEFNRTVSVEPGSGLAVVNRNGGVNVSAWEEDYVAVTAVKRTVYGRTELAKVGIEVTEGDPLRIETVHTGMNVRASVDYTILLPSGVVLQRVESSNGPIELSGVRTAGTELRTSNGPVVVNGAPSGDIAAVSSNGGIALRGVEGYVTAKTSNGGITVEDCGGVAGLQTSNGPISAEISAVRGDVTVSSSNGGIALRFAEGLNARVVATTSNGRVAVHDLPLRVGESTGTSVTGSLGDGGPTITVTTSNGGIDLSGL
- a CDS encoding flavodoxin family protein; its protein translation is MTGRVVLLCGSPRLEGNTAQVLGECAKVLEREGIETETILLAENRILSCTACGLCTGGECALDDGLNDIIRRIREADGFIVGTPVYFGTARGDVMSALQRIGMVSTASDSFLSRKVGGPIAVARRGGHTATLQEMLMFYLINDMIVPGSTYWNMVFGRTPGEALNDEEGMKTIRRFAENVAFLIKRLR
- a CDS encoding DUF5518 domain-containing protein, with translation MADNFWTGVIVGWLVGLVLGFLLPVIGPLVGGFVAGWMAGGGVGNGAKAGLLAGILGAIVIAVLLLIGGTVLLGAFGFIAGLGTSLVIIVTAFVYQGLLSLLGGVIAGAIRR
- a CDS encoding ABC transporter permease, coding for MAWEFLTVYWREMIRFVRFRTQLFSSLLQPALWMAFFGVAMSSNFDRFTSAIPVPAGVVPVDYLTFMAAGVIAMTTLFTSLFGGISLLFDKNWGLMREMLASPMPRTHIMMGVSLSGMTKSFIQVAIIMAFGLLIGVRFFPGFSPARIAVSILGIFAFVGAFSLGFLLFSSNISMRLESPEGLQGIITLLTLPLFFVSNALYPIQAFPPLLQALSAFNPLTHLVNGVRYFALGSEFFAVGAPYSYTTADILLSFAYLAVFATAMYVLARRTFQRAVVT